The following DNA comes from Curtobacterium sp. 9128.
CGATCCTGCACGCCTACCTGTTCACGATGGGCTTCTCGCTGGTCACCGTGCTCGTCGTGAACGCGCTGGCGCTCCTGCTGGCGATCGCCCTGACGAGCCGCATCCGTGCCAAGGTCGCCCTCCGCGCGGTGTTCGTGCTGCCGATGGTCATCTCGGGCATCGTCATCGCGTACGTGTTCTCGTTCCTCTTCTCGAACAGCCTGCCCGAGCTCGCGACGACGCTCGGGATCGCGCCGCTCGAGACGAGCATCCTCGCCAACCCCGACCTCGCCTGGATCGCGATCGTCGTGGTCACGACGTGGCAGGCGATCCCCGGCACGCTGCTCATCTACATCGCGGGGGTCCTCGCGATCCCCGGCGAGGTGTACGAGGCCGCGGCCATCGACGGCGCGTCGTCGTGGCGGCAGCTCGTCTCGATCACGATGCCGCTCACCGCCGGCTACATCGTCATCAACCTGATCCTCGGCTTCAAGAACTTCCTCAACGCCTACGACGTGATCGTCGGTCTCACCGCCGGAGGCCCGGGGACCGCGACCACGAGTGTCGCGATGTCGATCTTCAACGGGTTCAACAGCGGCGACTACTCCTACCAGATGGCGAACGCGACGATCTTCTTCGTCATCACCGTCATCCTCGCGCTCGTCCAGCTGCGGCTCAGCCGCGGGAAGGCCCTCTTCTCATGACGCTCCCTGCACCGCTCCAGCCGTCCACCACCCGCACCGGCAGCATGCGGTCGATCGACGCGGACTCCGCCCGCGGCCGTCGATCGAAGAGCGGCTGGAACTGGCCGCTGACGATCATCCTGGCGATCTGCTCGCTGACGGTCTTCGTCCCGCTGTACGTCACGGTCGTGATGGCGTTCAAGACCACGAGCCAGGCGCTCGACGGCAACGCGTTCTCGCTGCCGGCACCGTTCAGCATGGACGGGTTCGTCCGGGCCTGGGAGCTGACCGACTTCCCGCGGGCGTTCGGCGTCTCCGTGCTCGTCGCCGCGATCTCCGTCACCGGGACGATCCTCCTTGCGTCGTTCGCCGCCTACGCGATCTCGCACAACTGGCAGCACCGGCTGTTCCGCTGGTCGTTCTTCTACCTGCTCGCCGCGATGTTCCTGCCGTTCCCGGTCCTGGCGCTGTCGCAGGTCAAGCTCACCGGCATGGTCGGTCTCGACAACCCGATCGGCGTCGCGATCCTGCACATCATGTTCCAGCTGTCCTTCAGCGTGCTGCTCTTCACCGCGTTCCTCCGCTCGATCCCCGGCGAGCTCGAGGAGAGCGCCCGCATCGACGGCGCGAGCGTCGGCCAGGTGTTCTGGCGGCTGCTGTTCCCGCTCCTGGCACCGATGAGCGCGACCGTCGGGATCTTCGCGTTCCTGGCGTCGTGGAACGACTACATGATGCCGGCGCTCATCACGGCCGATCCGGCGCTGCAGACGCTCCCCGTGCTGCAGCAGATCTTCCAGAGCCAGTTCAGCAACAACTACAACGTCTCGTTCGCCTCGTACCTCATGGCGATGGCGCCGTCCATCATCGTGTACGTCCTCACCCAGCGATGGGTGATGTCCGGTGTGACGCAGGGCGCCATCAAGTGACCGACACGAGCACCACCGAAAGGACACCACCCCTCATGACCGATGTGCTGACCGCACAGGACCCGACGGCCACCGACGAGACCTGGTGGCGCCAGGCGAGCGTCTACCAGATCTACCCGCGGTCCTTCGCGGACGCGAACGGCGACGGGATCGGCGACCTCGCCGGCATCACCGAGCGCGTGCCCTACCTGGCGTCACTCGGCGTCGAGGCCGTCTGGCTCAGCCCCTTCTACCCGTCGGCACTCGCCGACGGCGGCTACGACGTCGACGACTACCGCGACGTCGACCCGAAGCTCGGCACGCTCGAGGACTTCGACGCGATGGTCGCCGCCCTGCACGGCGCCGGGATCCGGGTGATCGTCGACATCGTCCCGAACCACACGAGCGACCGGCACGAGTGGTTCCGCGAGGCCCTCGCCGCGCCCGCCGGCAGCCCGGCCCGCGACCGCTACGTGTTCCGCGACGGCACCGGCCCCGCCGCCGAGAACCCACCGGCCGACTGGGTCTCGATCTTCGGCGGCCCGGCCTGGACCGCAGCGGGCGACGGCCAGTGGTACCTGCACAGCTTCGCGAAGGAGCAGCCCGACCTGAACTGGGCGAACCGGGAGGTCCGGGACGACTTCCTGCACACCCTGCGCTTCTGGTCCGACCGCGGGGTCGACGGCTTCCGCATCGACGTGGCACACGGGCTCTCGAAGGACCTCGGCGAGGTCCTGCCGACCTGGGCCGAACTCTCCGCCATGCCGAAGGACGGCACGCACCCACTCTGGGACCGTGACGACGTCCACGAGATCTATGCGGAGTGGCGGAAGGTCTTCGACGAGTACACCCCGGCCCGCACCGCGGTCGCCGAGGCGTGGGTCGCCGCCGACCGCCGTGCCCGCTACGCGAGCGCCGACGGGCTGGGGCAGGCGTTCAACTTCGACCTGCTCGAAGCCGACTTCGACGCGCCGTCGTTCCGGTCGATCATCGAGTTCAACCTCGGTCTCGCCGAGCAGTCCGG
Coding sequences within:
- a CDS encoding sugar ABC transporter permease, with translation MAIATTSSGGSRRNSPTDSPDPDRGGSPTASGRAPRTARSRVHRIQPVFLAFLLPTLVVFTLAITVPAVMGIVLSFTDSVGFGEFGFTGLTNYLAIFSDPAILHAYLFTMGFSLVTVLVVNALALLLAIALTSRIRAKVALRAVFVLPMVISGIVIAYVFSFLFSNSLPELATTLGIAPLETSILANPDLAWIAIVVVTTWQAIPGTLLIYIAGVLAIPGEVYEAAAIDGASSWRQLVSITMPLTAGYIVINLILGFKNFLNAYDVIVGLTAGGPGTATTSVAMSIFNGFNSGDYSYQMANATIFFVITVILALVQLRLSRGKALFS
- a CDS encoding carbohydrate ABC transporter permease, with the protein product MRSIDADSARGRRSKSGWNWPLTIILAICSLTVFVPLYVTVVMAFKTTSQALDGNAFSLPAPFSMDGFVRAWELTDFPRAFGVSVLVAAISVTGTILLASFAAYAISHNWQHRLFRWSFFYLLAAMFLPFPVLALSQVKLTGMVGLDNPIGVAILHIMFQLSFSVLLFTAFLRSIPGELEESARIDGASVGQVFWRLLFPLLAPMSATVGIFAFLASWNDYMMPALITADPALQTLPVLQQIFQSQFSNNYNVSFASYLMAMAPSIIVYVLTQRWVMSGVTQGAIK
- a CDS encoding glycoside hydrolase family 13 protein; its protein translation is MTDVLTAQDPTATDETWWRQASVYQIYPRSFADANGDGIGDLAGITERVPYLASLGVEAVWLSPFYPSALADGGYDVDDYRDVDPKLGTLEDFDAMVAALHGAGIRVIVDIVPNHTSDRHEWFREALAAPAGSPARDRYVFRDGTGPAAENPPADWVSIFGGPAWTAAGDGQWYLHSFAKEQPDLNWANREVRDDFLHTLRFWSDRGVDGFRIDVAHGLSKDLGEVLPTWAELSAMPKDGTHPLWDRDDVHEIYAEWRKVFDEYTPARTAVAEAWVAADRRARYASADGLGQAFNFDLLEADFDAPSFRSIIEFNLGLAEQSGSSTTWVFSNHDVVRHATRYALPPQNGAAEKQGGAWLLAGGSPDALDQELGLRRAQAATLLELALPGSAYMYQGEELGLQEVGDIPAADRQDPAFFRNPGVDVGRDGCRVPIPWTRDGSSFGFGSGGSHLPQPAWFGGFSVEAEDDDPDSTLNLYRKALGLRGQLQSEERLEWLDTGRDDVLAFRRPNGWTNVTVFGDEPYELPAGALLLASAPVADGALTGVGTAWLRA